A region of Vitis riparia cultivar Riparia Gloire de Montpellier isolate 1030 chromosome 1, EGFV_Vit.rip_1.0, whole genome shotgun sequence DNA encodes the following proteins:
- the LOC117922574 gene encoding pentatricopeptide repeat-containing protein At5g61370, mitochondrial, whose product MWLLKSKWKSFTLQSINTQNPRRLPLALFSTVPLGPSPVLQELCNVVSNGVGSLDDLEASLDRLDASFTSSLISQILDTCKNEAPTRRLLRFFLWSSKKFNCKLEDDDFNYAIQVFAEKKDLKAIDILVSDLSNEGREMKAQTFGIVAETLVGLGREDDALGLFKNLDKFKCSYDSVTVTAIVNALCSKGHARRAEGVVRHHKDKILGVKPCIYRSLFYGWSEQKNVKEARRILKEMKSVGIMPDLFCYNTFLRCLCERNLKSNPSGLVPEALNVMMEMRSNRITPTSISYNILLSCLGRTRRVKESCRILDLMKRLGCSPDWVSYYLVARVLYLTGRFGKGNQIVDEMIEEGLVPDRKFYYDLIGVLCGVERVNYALEMFERMKRSSLGGYGPVYDVLIPKLCRSGDFGKGRELWDEATRVGVLLHCSSEVLDPSITKVFKPARKDEEVCTMSRTLVQEAKAVRNGNKNKKNKNKKKSAAPS is encoded by the coding sequence ATGTGGTTACTGAAATCAAAATGGAAAAGCTTCACACTGCAAAGTATCAATACTCAGAATCCAAGACGCCTTCCCTTGGCTCTCTTCTCTACGGTGCCACTGGGCCCATCGCCGGTCCTGCAGGAGCTTTGCAATGTTGTTTCAAATGGAGTCGGCAGTTTAGATGATTTGGAAGCAAGTCTTGATCGGCTTGATGCTTCTTTCACGTCATCTCTCATTAGCCAGATTCTTGACACTTGCAAAAACGAGGCACCCACTAGAAGGCTTCTTAGGTTCTTCTTGTGGTCTTCTAAGAAGTTCAATTGTAAATTGGAAGATGATGATTTTAATTACGCAATTCAGGTGTTTGCGGAGAAGAAAGACCTCAAGGCAATTGATATTTTGGTTTCAGATCTCAGTAACGAGGGTAGAGAGATGAAGGCTCAGACTTTTGGTATTGTAGCTGAGACATTGGTCGGTCTGGGGAGAGAAGATGATGCTTTGGGTCTTTTCAAGAACCTGGACAAATTCAAGTGTTCCTATGATAGCGTTACAGTTACTGCAATTGTTAATGCCCTTTGCTCTAAAGGTCATGCCAGAAGAGCAGAAGGAGTTGTTAGACACCATAAGGATAAGATTTTGGGGGTAAAGCCTTGCATTTATAGGAGTCTTTTCTACGGATGGTCTGAGCAGAAGAATGTGAAAGAAGCACGAAGAATTCTCAAAGAGATGAAGTCAGTTGGCATTATGCCAGATTTATTTTGCTATAACACATTCCTTAGATGCCTTTGTGAGCGAAATCTTAAATCTAATCCTTCAGGTCTTGTACCCGAAGCATTAAATGTGATGATGGAGATGAGATCCAATAGGATAACCCCAACCTCAATTAGTTACAACATATTGCTCTCCTGTTTAGGTAGGACTAGAAGAGTTAAGGAATCCTGTCGAATACTTGACTTGATGAAGAGGTTGGGTTGTTCTCCTGATTGGGTCAGCTATTATCTTGTTGCAAGAGTACTATATTTGACAGGGAGATTTGGGAAAGGTAACCAGATAGTAGATGAAATGATTGAAGAGGGATTGGTTCCGGATCGGAAgttttattatgatttaattgGTGTTCTCTGTGGGGTTGAGAGGGTGAATTATGCTCTTGAGATGTTCGAGCGAATGAAGAGAAGCTCATTGGGTGGTTATGGACCAGTATATGATGTGCTTATTCCGAAGCTTTGTAGATCAGGCGACTTTGGAAAAGGTAGGGAGCTTTGGGATGAGGCAACCAGGGTGGGTGTTCTGCTGCATTGCTCGAGTGAAGTGTTGGACCCTTCAATCACTAAGGTGTTTAAGCCAGCAAGGAAGGATGAGGAAGTCTGCACCATGTCCAGAACTCTTGTGCAAGAAGCGAAAGCTGTCAGaaatggaaataagaataagaagaataaaaacaaaaagaaaagtgcTGCACCATCTTAA
- the LOC117912839 gene encoding proline-rich receptor-like protein kinase PERK12, whose amino-acid sequence MSDSAESPGSLPESPPEDSSSPPPKSSTSPPPPPDDDSPSAPPPTSKTSPPPPSDSSPPPDSNTSPPSPPPPKSESPPPIPPPPSPSPPPPPPLSSGSGPPKPPPPSHSNSSPPPPPTSPPPAAIALSPPPTPTQTAPPPSPTPPTSPSPPPPAEALPAPPAQIISPPLSLSPPIAIPPPNLPSTPPPPSTPTPTPSTPNPTPSTDTSPPTPTTSHVPPPPPSDRVPSSSTPSRTSSPEKSSQSSGSGSSTSSQTGPVVVVGVTVAGVVILALVAIFFVVSRRKKKHSGVIPAKYNPPTASYSVKSNGHYYGQQPMGMSAPYGSQHSLSQHGNGNNYGSQGGQMYYPGGPESGVIGGAKSLFTYEELMEITNGFSRQNIIGEGGFGYVYKGWLPDGRVVAVKQLKAGSGQGEREFRAEVEIISRVHHRHLVSLVGYSIAENQRLLLYEFLPNKTLEHHLHGKELPVLDWTKRLKIAIGSARGLAYLHEDCNPKIIHRDIKSANILLDDDFEAQVADFGLAKPSNDNNTHVSTRVMGTFGYMAPEYASSGKLTDRSDVFSFGVVLLELITGRKSVDPTQPLGDESLVEWARPLLIHALETGDVSELIDPRLEHRYVESEMFRMIETAAACVRHSAPKRPRMAKVVRALDSEGESTDLTNGVKYGQSTIYDSGQYNQDIQRFRRMALGDDSSEYDMYSGEYQSKEVSLGAPTSSTLTESETQAMNGK is encoded by the exons ATGTCGGACTCGGCGGAGTCGCCGGGTTCTTTACCTGAGTCTCCTCCGGAGGACTCCTCGTCTCCTCCACCAAAATCATCAACCtcaccacctcctccacctgATGATGATTCTCCTTCGGCACCTCCACCTACATCCAAAACTTCACCCCCTCCACCCTCCGATTCATCCCCACCACCTGATTCAAACACATCACCGCCCTCACCACCCCCTCCCAAATCCGAGTCACCGCCTCCTATTCCGCCACCACCTTCGCCttcacctccacctccacctccactgTCCTCCGGTTCAGGCCCTCCCAAACCTCCACCACCATCACATTCAAACTCTTCACCCCCACCACCACCAACATCGCCACCACCTGCCGCTATCGCTCTTTCACCTCCTCCCACCCCTACTCAAACTGCACCTCCTCCTTCCCCAACCCCTCCTACATCTCCTTCTCCTCCCCCTCCTGCTGAGGCCTTGCCAGCTCCTCCAGCGCAAATCATCTCCCCTCCATTGTCACTCTCTCCTCCCATTGCCATCCCTCCTCCTAATTTGCCTAGtactccaccaccaccatcaaCTCCTACTCCTACTCCTTCAACTCCTAATCCCACTCCATCAACTGATACGAGTCCTCCAACGCCAACCACTTCACATGTCCCCCCTCCTCCACCATCAGATCGGGTTCCAAGTTCATCCACTCCTTCCCGAACATCCAGTCCAGAGAAATCTAGCCAATCATCGGGATCGGGATCAAGTACGAGTTCTCAGACTGGCCCTGTTGTCGTTGTCGGTGTGACAGTAGCTGGAGTGGTCATCCTTGCACTGGTTGCCATCTTTTTTGTGGTCTCTCGACGGAAGAAGAAGCATTCAGGGGTCATTCCTGCAAAATACAATCCACCAACTGCAAGCTACTCTGTGAAATCAA ATGGGCATTACTATGGACAGCAACCTATGGGGATGTCAGCTCCTTATGGTTCACAACACTCACTTTCTCAACATGGAAATGGAAACAACTATGGGAGTCAAGGAGGGCAAATGTACTACCCTGGGGGACCAGAATCAGGTGTCATAGGCGGTGCTAAGTCCCTTTTCACCTATGAAGAGTTGATGGAAATAACCAATGGATTTTCTCGTCAAAATATCATTGGTGAGGGTGGGTTTGGATATGTTTACAAAGGTTGGCTGCCAGATGGGAGAGTGGTGGCCGTTAAGCAGCTCAAGGCAGGCAGTGGACAGGGCGAACGGGAGTTCAGAGCTGAAGTTGAGATTATTAGTCGTGTTCATCATCGGCATTTGGTCTCTTTGGTGGGATATTCTATAGCTGAGAATCAAAGATTACTCCTCTATGAATTCCTTCCAAACAAGACACTTGAACATCATTTGCATG GTAAAGAGTTGCCTGTATTGGACTGGACGAAAAGACTCAAGATTGCCATAGGATCTGCTCGTGGTTTGGCATATCTACATGAAGACT GTAATCCAAAAATTATTCATAGGGACATCAAGTCAGCAAACATTCTGTTGGATGATGATTTTGAAGCGCAG GTTGCAGACTTTGGGCTTGCCAAACCATCAAATGACAATAATACCCATGTATCAACTCGAGTCATGGGAACTTTTGG GTATATGGCACCAGAGTATGCATCAAGTGGGAAATTGACTGATAGATCTGATGTATTCTCATTCGGGGTGGTACTTTTAGAGCTTATAACAGGGCGTAAAAGTGTTGATCCAACTCAACCTTTGGGAGATGAGAGTTTGGTTGAATGG GCTCGCCCGCTCCTCATTCATGCTCTTGAAACTGGTGATGTCAGTGAATTAATAGATCCAAGGCTGGAACACAGGTACGTGGAGAGCGAGATGTTTAGAATGATTGAGACAGCTGCTGCCTGTGTTCGTCATTCTGCTCCAAAGCGGCCCCGCATGGCAAAG GTGGTAAGAGCATTGGACAGTGAAGGCGAATCGACTGATCTCACCAATGGAGTGAAATATGGTCAGAGCACCATTTATGATTCTGGGCAGTACAATCAGGACATTCAAAGATTTAGGAGGATGGCACTTGGTGATGACAGCTCAGAATATGACATGTACAGTGGGGAATACCAATCGAAAGAAGTGTCTCTTGGAGCCCCAACTTCAAGTACCTTAACTGAGTCAGAAACCCAAGCCATGAATGGCAAATAG
- the LOC117924632 gene encoding probable inactive poly [ADP-ribose] polymerase SRO2, producing MERVGAEEQVSMTVDDLEIIHPEAESDEFSSSSERVDLFAWNNGMIRVDEGNTEHDTIKKMFLSGMGAIGKGTDVVAIHKNSHSTLTGQARFESFRIFSQAVGKKCGGDANINYAWYGASRGEVYDIMSHGFSRLERPKAGELYGFGVYLSSAKFSIDCALSSAEDENGLRHVMLCRVILGNMETVHAGSQQFHPCSKEYDSGVDDVSAPRRYIIWSAYMNSHILPSYIISFRAPLKGVPRRIQANLVKPTSPWMKFHTLLSVLSRVLPPHKMTQISKYHCDFHRKKITRQQLVKRLRQIAGDEMLTRVIKLYRTKGQTSCVLHP from the exons ATGGAGCGTGTTGGTGCCGAGGAACAAGTCTCAATGACTGTGGACGACCTTGAAATCATCCACCCCGAGGCAGAATCCGATGAATTCAGTTCTAGTTCAGAGCGAGTCGATTTGTTTGCTTGGAACAACGGAATGATCAGAGTTGATGAAGGAAATACAGAGCACGACACCATCAAGAAGATGTTTCTTTCCGGCATGGGAGCGATCGGGAAGGGTACGGATGTTGTGGCTATACACAAGAATTCGCATTCTACTTTAACCGGCCAAGCGCGATTTGAATCGTTTCGAATATTTTCGCAGGCGGTGGGGAAAAAGTGCGGTGGTGATGCTAATATCAACTATGCCTGGTATGGCGCCTCCAGGGGTGAAGTCTATGATATTATGTCTCATGGATTTAGCCGACTTGAACGGCCAAAAGCTGGTGAACTATATGGTTTTGGGGTATATCTATCTTCTGCAAAGTTTTCCATTGATTG TGCATTATCTTCAGCAGAGGATGAAAATGGGCTAAGGCATGTGATGTTATGTCGCGTGATATTGGGCAACATGGAAACTGTTCATGCTGGTTCACAACAGTTTCATCCATGCTCTAAGGAGTATGACTCTGGAGTGGATGATGTTTCAGCGCCTAGAAGATATATCATTTGGAGTGCTTACAtgaattctcacattcttcccAGTTACATCATAAGCTTTAGGGCCCCTCTGAAGGGAG TTCCTCGAAGAATTCAGGCGAATTTAGTAAAACCCACCTCCCCATGGATGAAGTTTCACACTCTATTGTCCGTACTTTCAAGGGTTTTACCTCCTCACAAGATGACCCAGATTTCCAAATATCACTGTGATTTCCAT AGGAAAAAAATTACGAGGCAGCAACTGGTAAAAAGATTAAGACAGATAGCTGGAGACGAGATGTTAACCAGAGTGATCAAACTTTACAGAACCAAGGGTCAGACCTCCTGTGTGCTACATCCATGA